The following are encoded together in the Gemmatimonadota bacterium genome:
- a CDS encoding PD40 domain-containing protein: MAFGLAFAPGAEPASAQAPPPHIEWRTLETEHFRVTFPAGMDELAQRAGAYAEEARSRLGETFLPAPEGTVDILLTDHTDYSNGFAQYVPSNRITIYARPPVDLPTLGYYDDWLRLVIVHELAHVFHIDRTANPVGKAARAVFGRVGAAWPFFPGSGLPRWGIEGIATWYESALTGAGRVHGTFHNTVLRTAVIEGAFEGLGQAQGDSPVWPGGQRPYVYGSQFFEYMHDRYGDEGLAAFAQAVAGQWVPFRLNAAAKHGFGITLSQAWHDWEESVRADAEEFEGRARELGPLSVPEPVTRGARRALYPVFSADGLELYYALADGRSDPAVARMRPEGVSGEGPPGGERLFRVNDTGPVAPMPSGHLLFAQQDFEGAYSFYGDLYLASIPSGRTRRLTEGARLSQPSATPAGHAVAIREGAGTRSLVHVDLETGAVRELVPASPDEHWAYPAVSHDGRWIAATRWRAGARSDIVILDSEGREAAAVTADRALDLAPRWSADGRYLVWMSDRTGTFNVLGVEWDAAGERTSESKLLTNLLTAAGYPALDPAGEWLYFSAYHADGWEIERTPFDFPAAPAVPVATSPPHESERDGLPARSVAAGAADPDEREASGLGAGGVQAESRPYSSLSTLAPTYWEPQTRSPVVTSAVSTPTAEVPRRELLGRAFGLTTSGRDLVGRHSYSLSARVFIPDGNLEAGLAYSFHGLGNPALGLSVSQSWDDDGARLAGGRDGAEPDILYVLERERRAAASATFVRRRARSYAAVSLDAGVARDDFTLLDSELEPATRYRLTRPRTDLFDYSASFFFSSVRSTEFHMGPHKGASFYIRARDRRELSLPDTLAGSGLDRSAQDLLSRFVLHAPLFRAGYGQHAVAARVSAAAARGPGAHGGYFDVGGASGSPENLSGLGLFGGSSIFLPVRGYQAGERGGDRAWSVSFEYRFPLALVNRGLGPWPAHLDRFFGSVFFDAGDAWAGSSAAGSRPDPMASAGVEATADLLTFFRFPLRVRGGVAFPLDDARPVWYVRLGLPF; encoded by the coding sequence TTGGCGTTCGGACTGGCCTTCGCTCCCGGGGCCGAGCCCGCCAGCGCGCAGGCGCCTCCTCCCCACATCGAGTGGCGCACCCTGGAGACCGAACACTTTCGCGTCACCTTCCCGGCCGGGATGGACGAGCTGGCCCAACGCGCCGGAGCTTACGCGGAAGAGGCCAGAAGCCGGCTGGGAGAGACCTTCCTGCCCGCGCCCGAAGGCACGGTCGACATATTGCTCACCGACCATACCGACTACTCGAACGGTTTCGCCCAGTACGTTCCTTCCAATCGGATCACCATCTACGCCCGCCCCCCGGTCGATCTCCCCACCCTGGGCTACTACGACGACTGGCTCCGACTCGTGATAGTCCACGAGCTCGCCCATGTCTTCCACATCGACCGCACCGCCAACCCGGTCGGCAAGGCGGCGCGGGCGGTCTTCGGGCGGGTGGGCGCGGCCTGGCCGTTCTTCCCGGGCTCCGGACTGCCGCGCTGGGGAATCGAGGGCATCGCGACCTGGTACGAATCGGCGCTCACCGGGGCCGGTCGGGTCCACGGCACCTTCCACAATACGGTGCTGCGTACCGCGGTGATCGAGGGCGCCTTTGAAGGGCTGGGCCAGGCACAGGGCGACTCGCCGGTCTGGCCCGGCGGCCAGCGCCCCTATGTCTACGGATCGCAGTTCTTCGAGTACATGCACGATCGTTACGGCGACGAAGGCTTGGCCGCATTCGCCCAGGCCGTGGCGGGGCAGTGGGTCCCTTTCCGCCTGAACGCGGCCGCGAAGCACGGATTCGGCATCACGCTCAGCCAGGCTTGGCACGACTGGGAGGAGTCGGTGCGCGCGGATGCGGAGGAGTTCGAAGGGAGGGCTCGCGAGCTTGGGCCGCTCTCCGTTCCCGAGCCCGTCACCCGCGGAGCCAGGCGGGCGCTGTACCCGGTGTTCTCGGCTGACGGCCTCGAGCTCTACTACGCGCTCGCCGACGGCCGCTCCGATCCGGCGGTCGCTCGGATGCGCCCCGAAGGAGTTTCGGGTGAAGGTCCTCCAGGCGGCGAACGTCTCTTCAGGGTGAACGACACAGGGCCGGTCGCGCCCATGCCTTCCGGGCATCTTCTCTTCGCGCAGCAAGACTTCGAGGGCGCCTACAGCTTCTACGGAGACCTCTACCTGGCGTCGATCCCATCGGGCCGAACCCGCAGGCTGACCGAAGGCGCGCGTCTCTCTCAGCCCTCGGCCACTCCTGCGGGACACGCGGTGGCGATACGGGAAGGAGCCGGAACCCGCTCCCTCGTCCACGTGGATCTGGAGACCGGAGCGGTGCGCGAGCTGGTGCCTGCCTCGCCCGACGAGCACTGGGCCTACCCGGCGGTCTCTCACGACGGCCGGTGGATAGCGGCTACGCGCTGGCGCGCGGGCGCCCGCAGCGACATCGTCATTCTCGATTCGGAGGGCAGGGAAGCGGCGGCGGTCACCGCCGACCGAGCGCTCGACCTGGCCCCCCGCTGGAGCGCCGACGGGCGTTATCTGGTGTGGATGTCCGATCGTACGGGCACCTTCAACGTCCTGGGTGTGGAGTGGGACGCGGCCGGCGAGCGGACAAGCGAATCGAAGCTGCTCACGAATCTGCTCACCGCAGCCGGCTATCCCGCTCTCGACCCGGCCGGCGAGTGGCTCTACTTCTCCGCCTATCACGCCGACGGCTGGGAAATCGAGCGAACGCCCTTCGATTTCCCGGCGGCTCCGGCGGTGCCGGTCGCGACGTCCCCCCCGCACGAATCCGAGCGCGACGGATTGCCGGCGAGGAGCGTGGCTGCCGGGGCCGCCGACCCGGACGAGCGCGAGGCCTCCGGTCTCGGGGCGGGCGGAGTCCAGGCGGAGTCCAGGCCCTACTCGAGCCTTTCCACGCTAGCGCCCACTTACTGGGAGCCGCAGACGCGCTCGCCGGTGGTGACCTCGGCGGTCTCCACCCCGACGGCCGAGGTGCCGCGCCGCGAGCTGCTCGGACGGGCCTTCGGCCTCACGACTTCGGGGCGGGACCTGGTGGGACGCCACTCCTACTCGCTGAGCGCGCGCGTCTTCATCCCCGACGGCAATTTGGAAGCGGGACTCGCCTACAGCTTTCACGGTCTCGGGAATCCGGCGCTGGGGCTCTCGGTATCGCAGTCCTGGGACGACGACGGCGCTCGCCTGGCGGGCGGGCGGGACGGGGCGGAGCCGGACATCCTCTACGTGCTGGAGCGCGAGCGCAGAGCTGCGGCTTCGGCGACCTTCGTTCGTCGGCGAGCGCGCAGTTACGCCGCCGTTAGTTTGGATGCCGGTGTGGCGCGCGACGACTTCACGCTGCTCGACTCCGAGCTCGAGCCGGCGACTCGCTACCGGTTGACCCGACCCCGAACCGACCTCTTCGATTACTCCGCGAGCTTCTTCTTCAGCAGCGTCCGCTCCACCGAGTTCCACATGGGGCCGCACAAGGGAGCTTCGTTCTACATCAGAGCCCGAGATCGTCGGGAGCTCTCGCTTCCTGACACGCTTGCGGGCTCCGGTCTTGATCGCAGCGCACAGGATCTGCTCTCCAGGTTCGTGCTCCACGCTCCGCTCTTCCGCGCGGGATACGGGCAACACGCGGTCGCCGCCAGGGTCAGCGCCGCGGCCGCCCGAGGCCCAGGTGCTCACGGTGGCTATTTCGACGTGGGCGGGGCTTCCGGTTCTCCGGAGAATCTCTCCGGGCTAGGGCTCTTCGGAGGCAGTTCGATCTTTCTGCCGGTTCGCGGCTACCAGGCAGGGGAGCGGGGGGGCGACCGGGCCTGGTCCGTCTCGTTCGAGTACCGTTTCCCGCTCGCGCTCGTCAACCGGGGACTGGGACCGTGGCCCGCCCATCTCGACCGCTTTTTCGGATCGGTCTTTTTCGACGCCGGCGACGCCTGGGCCGGGAGCTCGGCTGCAGGTTCGCGACCCGATCCCATGGCCTCCGCCGGTGTGGAGGCCACCGCAGACCTTCTCACCTTCTTCCGCTTCCCCCTCCGGGTGCGAGGCGGCGTCGCGTTCCCGCTGGACGACGCTCGACCCGTCTGGTACGTGCGTCTGGGTCTGCCGTTCTGA
- a CDS encoding DUF2029 domain-containing protein has product MLVFLGLHVAIALAVFEPKLHTGGDNAMYMLLADSFHGQGAVYHTNIDPGPPTPHTKYPPVFPALLAFVQLLFGQSVLAFKALSLAATTLSVYLFCRWTRGSFRRSVWIPMCAAFAVNPIVIEYSHWILTEAAFLLLSLATLAVVERDRGERLGRWFWLGLLGGALCFYTRQIGALMIAGVALSYLAGRRWRRLLVYGGLSAAVTVPWLLASSRVTGESSPYFEEFRLRDVYAPEEGYLDLAGWVGRIFDNLSDYVFVQIPRTLAAIPAWHTSWIMDVASFLLAALAVVGLALRLRRPQATEGYFLLTAAALLLFAQTVNDVRYLMPLVPIIFVYAAGAMEAGRERIGWLRRRLKRGLPTAVFVSFFALGTVSQAVLAPRTLATGRRVLGGESYAGYQPHWVNFFQAMDWVEANTPADAVFTVRKPRLFHLHTGRSGVVYPFSNDPETVFAQVETTDYVILSSENTSVYLGTAIAAHLNRFELLFQTPEPAPTYVLRLIPEP; this is encoded by the coding sequence ATGCTCGTCTTTCTCGGCCTACACGTCGCGATAGCCCTGGCCGTCTTCGAACCCAAGCTGCATACCGGCGGCGACAACGCCATGTACATGCTGCTGGCGGACTCCTTCCACGGGCAGGGTGCCGTCTACCACACGAACATCGACCCGGGACCGCCCACTCCGCACACCAAGTACCCGCCCGTCTTTCCCGCGCTGCTCGCCTTCGTGCAGCTCCTCTTCGGTCAGAGCGTCCTCGCCTTCAAGGCTCTCTCGCTCGCCGCCACGACGCTCTCGGTCTACCTCTTCTGCCGCTGGACCCGGGGAAGCTTCCGCCGCAGCGTCTGGATCCCGATGTGCGCGGCCTTCGCGGTCAACCCGATAGTCATCGAGTACTCGCACTGGATCCTGACCGAGGCGGCTTTCCTGCTTCTCTCTCTGGCGACCCTCGCGGTCGTGGAGCGCGATCGCGGAGAACGACTCGGCAGGTGGTTCTGGCTGGGCCTGCTCGGAGGCGCGCTTTGTTTCTACACTCGACAGATCGGCGCCCTCATGATCGCGGGTGTCGCGCTCTCTTACCTGGCAGGCCGTCGCTGGCGCAGGCTCCTGGTCTACGGAGGCTTGAGCGCCGCAGTCACGGTGCCCTGGCTGCTGGCGTCCTCCAGGGTGACCGGGGAATCCTCTCCCTATTTCGAGGAGTTCCGACTCCGCGACGTTTACGCTCCGGAAGAGGGCTACCTGGACCTCGCCGGATGGGTGGGCCGGATCTTCGACAACCTGAGCGACTACGTGTTCGTGCAGATTCCGAGGACTTTGGCGGCGATACCTGCCTGGCATACGAGCTGGATCATGGACGTGGCGTCGTTCCTGCTGGCGGCGCTCGCGGTCGTCGGACTGGCGCTGCGGTTGAGACGACCGCAGGCGACCGAGGGGTACTTCCTTCTCACCGCCGCAGCCCTTCTTCTCTTCGCCCAGACGGTGAACGACGTTCGCTATCTCATGCCGCTCGTGCCGATCATCTTCGTCTACGCGGCAGGCGCCATGGAGGCCGGGCGCGAACGGATCGGCTGGCTCAGACGCCGGCTGAAGCGGGGCCTGCCCACGGCCGTCTTCGTCTCGTTCTTCGCTCTGGGCACCGTTTCTCAGGCGGTGCTGGCTCCTCGGACCCTGGCGACCGGCAGACGGGTCCTCGGGGGTGAGAGCTACGCGGGATACCAACCGCACTGGGTGAACTTCTTCCAGGCGATGGACTGGGTCGAAGCCAACACCCCTGCAGATGCCGTCTTCACCGTGAGAAAACCTCGCCTCTTCCATCTGCACACCGGTCGCAGCGGCGTAGTCTATCCTTTCTCCAACGACCCGGAGACGGTGTTCGCCCAAGTGGAGACCACCGATTACGTGATTCTCTCCTCGGAAAACACCAGCGTCTACCTGGGGACGGCGATCGCGGCCCACCTGAATCGGTTCGAGCTGCTGTTCCAGACCCCGGAGCCGGCTCCGACCTACGTCTTGCGCCTGATTCCGGAACCCTGA
- the murQ gene encoding N-acetylmuramic acid 6-phosphate etherase, translating into MPGRAGTAAKPRLPTVDSAQAGGATELAEDPRLTERRNPASVEIDRMGPLEIVDLINREDRRVAVAVAEVRKPVATALRLAEAAFRAGGRLVYVGAGTSGRLGVLDAAEMPPTFGTPPEMVHGVIAGGHRALTRAQEGAEDEAGDGARALDELDVGATDFVLGIATSGTTPFVHGALALARERGAKTGFLLCTEPSPELVATHDVVIAPLVGPEVITGSTRMKAGSATKLILNAITTGAMVRLGKVHGNLMVDLQTTCRKLRDRGRRIVSETLEKSAEEAEALIERAGGSVKTALAMGMLDAGRAEAERRLAEAGDVLAGIADRE; encoded by the coding sequence ATGCCCGGTCGCGCCGGAACGGCCGCCAAGCCTCGCCTGCCGACCGTGGATAGCGCACAAGCGGGGGGAGCTACCGAGCTTGCGGAGGACCCGCGCCTCACGGAGCGACGCAACCCCGCCTCCGTCGAGATAGACCGCATGGGTCCGCTGGAGATCGTCGACCTGATCAACCGGGAAGACCGTCGGGTGGCCGTCGCGGTCGCCGAAGTGCGGAAGCCGGTCGCGACGGCCCTTCGGCTCGCCGAGGCCGCCTTCCGGGCCGGTGGTCGGCTCGTCTACGTGGGCGCCGGCACCTCGGGCAGGCTCGGCGTGCTTGACGCCGCTGAGATGCCGCCGACCTTCGGCACACCTCCGGAGATGGTGCACGGGGTGATCGCGGGCGGCCATCGGGCGCTGACGCGAGCCCAGGAGGGGGCGGAGGACGAAGCCGGGGACGGTGCCCGCGCTCTCGACGAACTCGACGTGGGCGCGACCGACTTCGTACTCGGTATCGCGACCTCCGGAACCACGCCCTTCGTGCACGGGGCGCTGGCGCTGGCGCGGGAGCGGGGAGCCAAGACCGGGTTCCTTCTATGCACCGAGCCGTCACCCGAACTGGTGGCGACTCACGACGTGGTGATCGCTCCTCTGGTGGGTCCCGAGGTGATCACGGGTTCGACGCGCATGAAGGCGGGCTCCGCCACCAAGCTGATCCTGAACGCCATCACGACCGGCGCCATGGTGCGGCTGGGCAAGGTCCACGGCAACCTCATGGTCGACCTCCAGACCACCTGCCGGAAGCTGCGCGACCGCGGACGGCGCATCGTGTCCGAGACCCTGGAGAAGAGCGCGGAAGAGGCCGAAGCGCTGATCGAGCGGGCGGGCGGAAGCGTGAAGACCGCACTGGCCATGGGCATGCTCGACGCTGGACGCGCGGAGGCGGAGAGACGTCTCGCCGAGGCCGGCGACGTGCTGGCCGGGATCGCTGACCGGGAGTGA
- a CDS encoding cytochrome c biogenesis protein CcdA, translating to MDGVDYGIIGAVLAGLLSFLSPCVLPLLPSYLAFITGMSLDELQEGKKRHATVANALLFVLGFSTVFIALGASASFVGGFIRDYDVWLERVGGAVIIVLGLHLIGVFRIPALMRERRMDLGSSPVGYLGAFGVGMAFGAGWTPCIGPVLGAILGYAVVQDTYWAGVTLLTAYSAGLGIPFMISALVLDRFLKVFARFKRFLPLVEKGSGGLLIVLGILLMTGRFTMLAAWLNQFAPEWLLDRI from the coding sequence ATGGACGGAGTTGACTACGGAATCATCGGGGCGGTCCTCGCCGGTCTGCTTTCCTTCCTCTCGCCGTGCGTGCTCCCGCTGCTGCCGAGCTATCTGGCGTTCATCACCGGGATGAGCCTCGACGAGCTTCAGGAAGGCAAGAAGAGGCATGCCACCGTCGCCAACGCCCTCCTCTTCGTCCTGGGCTTCAGCACCGTATTCATCGCCCTCGGCGCCTCGGCCTCCTTCGTGGGAGGCTTCATTCGGGACTACGATGTCTGGTTGGAGCGAGTCGGGGGTGCGGTGATCATTGTCCTCGGCCTCCATCTGATCGGGGTCTTCCGCATTCCGGCGTTGATGAGGGAGAGGCGCATGGATCTCGGGTCGAGTCCGGTGGGCTACCTGGGAGCCTTCGGGGTGGGCATGGCCTTCGGGGCCGGATGGACCCCCTGCATCGGGCCCGTGCTGGGGGCGATCCTGGGCTATGCGGTGGTTCAGGACACCTATTGGGCCGGTGTGACCCTGCTCACTGCCTATTCCGCCGGTCTCGGCATTCCGTTCATGATCTCCGCCCTGGTGCTCGACCGTTTCCTCAAGGTGTTCGCCCGCTTCAAGCGCTTCCTGCCCTTGGTGGAGAAGGGATCCGGCGGCCTGCTGATCGTTCTCGGCATCCTGCTGATGACAGGTCGCTTCACCATGCTGGCCGCATGGCTCAACCAGTTCGCGCCGGAGTGGCTGCTGGACCGCATCTGA
- a CDS encoding bifunctional oligoribonuclease/PAP phosphatase NrnA produces the protein MSYETPESRRAKVVEVREILLSSRRVVLTTHANADGDAAGSEAAVASWLRANGTEVTIVNPTPFPNRFKWMIDEPRNVVRTKSTLARDRCAESDLAVVLDTCDIGRLGSVWQLIKGLRVVVVDHHLPGTRPVGGVQLTDTDACAAGELVYDLISDADGPWTRNVIDGLYVAISTDTGSYRFDNSTQAAHAITADLIERGVSPGEVSRRLYGAVDLRRYGVMREVLSTLESDRGVTSMVVSQETCRNHGARPSDLQGFVDIPRSVRGTEIAILFRETERCEVKVSFRAAGGVNVAALAAEFGGGGHEKASGALVAGELSAVVEDVRRAAAAAVGAR, from the coding sequence TTGAGCTACGAAACCCCGGAGAGTCGACGTGCGAAGGTAGTCGAGGTGCGTGAGATCCTGCTGAGTTCGAGGCGCGTCGTTCTCACCACCCATGCCAACGCCGACGGAGATGCCGCCGGTTCGGAGGCTGCGGTCGCTTCCTGGCTGCGAGCGAACGGAACCGAGGTCACCATCGTCAATCCCACGCCCTTTCCCAACCGCTTCAAGTGGATGATCGACGAACCGCGGAACGTTGTGAGGACCAAATCGACGCTCGCTCGGGACAGGTGCGCCGAATCGGACCTCGCCGTGGTTCTCGACACCTGCGACATCGGCCGTCTGGGCTCGGTCTGGCAGCTCATCAAGGGGCTGCGGGTCGTGGTTGTCGATCACCACCTTCCCGGGACGCGACCTGTGGGCGGCGTCCAGCTCACCGACACGGACGCCTGCGCCGCGGGCGAGCTCGTCTACGACCTGATCAGCGACGCCGACGGCCCGTGGACCCGGAACGTGATCGACGGACTTTACGTCGCCATCTCGACAGACACGGGTTCCTATCGCTTCGACAACAGCACCCAGGCGGCGCACGCCATCACCGCAGATCTGATCGAGCGCGGCGTCAGCCCCGGGGAGGTGAGCCGCCGGCTCTACGGGGCCGTCGATCTGCGTCGCTACGGAGTGATGCGCGAGGTACTCTCCACACTCGAGAGCGACCGCGGGGTTACTTCGATGGTAGTGTCCCAGGAGACGTGCCGGAACCACGGCGCGAGGCCGAGCGACCTGCAAGGGTTCGTCGACATTCCCCGATCCGTACGAGGAACCGAGATCGCCATCCTTTTCAGGGAGACCGAAAGATGCGAGGTGAAGGTCTCGTTCCGGGCGGCGGGGGGGGTCAACGTGGCCGCGCTCGCCGCGGAGTTCGGGGGGGGCGGTCACGAGAAGGCTTCCGGAGCCCTCGTCGCGGGCGAACTCTCGGCGGTCGTCGAAGATGTTCGTCGTGCGGCCGCCGCTGCGGTGGGTGCGCGTTGA
- the coaE gene encoding dephospho-CoA kinase (Dephospho-CoA kinase (CoaE) performs the final step in coenzyme A biosynthesis.) — MYSAALTGNAASGKSTLAELWRSEGISVLQADDLARRALAPGSAALEALRESFGARALTEAGELDRRWMRELVFSDGEARRRLEAIVHPEVRRLRAEREEELRRQGVELVVSEIPLLFEAGLEGDFDCVVLVDADPEVRLRRLMDSKGFDRELAGRLMASQGDPAAKREPSRFVIENNAGLDMLAVAGRRVLAELRQLAGMAMRMDLHIHTWSSFDSLSRPELVLDRALARGCGRIALTDHDRIGAAALMADRYPALVIPGEEVKSREGVDVIGLYLSLEIPRRTPAREAIRQIRDQGGVPYLPHPYAPGKGGDGRMAEELGPLCDVIEVFNGRLHSTAPQKKAAALRTRLGKVPGAGSDAHTLGEVGRSTITVESHPNEPEALVDALAGGVVNGRMSSRLVHLGSTWAKFRKKLAGGPWTEPEVEDEQGGADC, encoded by the coding sequence GTGTACTCGGCGGCTCTCACTGGCAACGCGGCGTCCGGCAAGTCCACCCTTGCCGAGCTCTGGCGGAGCGAGGGAATCTCTGTTCTCCAGGCCGACGACCTGGCGCGCCGGGCGCTGGCCCCCGGTTCCGCAGCGCTGGAGGCCTTGCGCGAGAGTTTCGGGGCGCGCGCCCTGACCGAGGCCGGGGAACTCGATCGTCGGTGGATGCGCGAACTCGTGTTTTCCGACGGCGAAGCCAGACGACGTCTGGAAGCGATCGTGCACCCCGAGGTGCGTCGCTTGCGTGCGGAGCGGGAGGAGGAGCTGCGTCGGCAGGGCGTGGAGCTGGTCGTGTCCGAGATCCCGCTGCTCTTCGAAGCCGGCCTCGAAGGCGACTTCGACTGCGTGGTTCTCGTCGATGCCGATCCCGAGGTGCGCCTCCGTCGTCTGATGGACTCCAAAGGGTTCGATCGCGAGCTGGCCGGCCGGCTCATGGCGTCGCAAGGAGACCCGGCGGCCAAGCGCGAGCCCTCCCGCTTCGTCATCGAAAACAACGCCGGCCTCGACATGCTGGCCGTGGCGGGGCGAAGGGTCCTGGCCGAGCTGAGACAATTGGCGGGCATGGCCATGCGCATGGATCTCCACATCCACACCTGGTCGAGCTTCGACTCGCTCTCCCGTCCCGAGCTCGTCCTCGACCGGGCGCTGGCTCGGGGTTGCGGCCGCATCGCACTCACCGACCACGACCGGATAGGAGCTGCGGCCCTCATGGCCGACCGCTATCCGGCGCTGGTGATTCCCGGCGAGGAGGTCAAGTCGCGGGAAGGGGTCGACGTCATCGGTCTCTATCTGAGTCTCGAAATACCCCGCCGCACTCCCGCGCGCGAAGCGATCCGGCAGATCCGCGACCAGGGCGGGGTTCCCTACCTGCCTCATCCGTATGCGCCGGGGAAGGGGGGCGACGGACGGATGGCCGAGGAGCTGGGGCCGCTCTGCGACGTGATCGAGGTCTTCAACGGTCGCCTCCACAGCACGGCGCCCCAGAAGAAGGCGGCCGCTCTCCGCACCCGCCTGGGCAAGGTTCCGGGAGCCGGTTCGGACGCGCACACCCTGGGCGAGGTCGGGCGCTCCACCATCACCGTCGAGAGTCATCCGAACGAACCGGAAGCGTTGGTGGATGCGCTCGCGGGCGGCGTGGTGAACGGACGCATGTCGTCTCGCCTCGTGCATTTGGGCTCGACTTGGGCCAAGTTCCGAAAGAAGCTGGCAGGAGGCCCGTGGACCGAGCCCGAGGTCGAGGACGAACAAGGAGGAGCGGACTGTTGA
- a CDS encoding dehydrogenase E1 component subunit alpha/beta gives MFTTRTRPNLDTDRSLELSPEELCALYATMVTSRRIDEREASLNRQNKTFFQISSAGHEAVGASLARHLRPAEDWMFPYYRDRALTLSLGQTPLDHFLQAVGAAADPSSSGRQMPGHFGDPDLRMPTMSSPTGTQFLQAVGCAEAIVKIRRSPELAEGVPELLEDEIVVVCAGDGTTSQGEFWESLNTASNLRLPVLYVIEDNGYAISVPVEVQTAGGSISELVRSFPDLFVLECDGTDVIAAHDALGKAAAFVRAGEGPALVHAHCTRPHSHSMSDDEAAYRSAAELAEQAARDPIVRTRKLLVELGVRSEEGLEALEDEITENVDAAADQALAAPDPDPDEALKHLFAVSGAADSEEFDSGEPETDEGGKLLTMVDLINACLRDEMERDARVVIFGQDVADASREEALDEVPGKGGVFKVTHGLQRRFGRERCYNAPLAEANIVGRAIGQGLRGLRPVVEIQFFDYVWPAFHQIRNELATLRYRSGGRYSVPVVVRIPYGGYLRGGGIYHSQTGETLFAHTPGLRVAMPSNAEDANGLLRTAIRCEDPVIFLEHKHLYRQVHNKGRYPGPEHSIPFGRGRRVRVGSDLTVVACGALVKRSMDAARIAAERGVDVEVIDLRTIQPLDMEMVAASVRKTSRVLIAHEDSLTFGVGAEIAAQIADETFEWLDAPVRRIGSLDTWVAYSPVLEAAILPQVDDVLTAITDLAGY, from the coding sequence ATGTTTACGACTCGAACCCGCCCGAACCTCGACACCGACCGCTCCCTCGAACTCTCACCCGAGGAGCTGTGCGCTCTTTACGCCACAATGGTGACCTCGCGCCGCATCGACGAACGAGAAGCGAGCCTCAACAGACAGAACAAGACCTTTTTCCAGATCTCCAGCGCCGGCCACGAGGCGGTGGGGGCTTCTCTCGCCCGGCACCTGCGTCCGGCGGAGGACTGGATGTTCCCGTACTACCGCGACCGAGCCCTGACCCTCTCTCTTGGTCAGACGCCCCTCGACCACTTTCTCCAGGCGGTGGGCGCTGCGGCCGACCCTTCCTCATCGGGCAGGCAGATGCCAGGCCACTTCGGCGATCCCGACCTGCGCATGCCCACCATGTCCTCGCCGACCGGGACCCAGTTCCTTCAGGCGGTGGGTTGCGCGGAGGCCATAGTCAAGATACGGCGCTCCCCTGAGCTGGCCGAGGGCGTTCCCGAGCTCCTCGAGGATGAGATCGTCGTCGTCTGCGCCGGCGACGGGACCACCTCGCAAGGCGAATTCTGGGAATCGCTCAACACGGCGAGCAACCTCAGGCTACCGGTCCTCTACGTGATCGAGGACAACGGCTATGCCATCAGCGTGCCGGTAGAGGTCCAGACGGCGGGGGGAAGCATTTCCGAGCTCGTTCGTTCCTTCCCGGACCTCTTCGTGCTGGAGTGCGACGGCACGGACGTGATCGCAGCTCACGACGCGTTGGGCAAGGCTGCGGCATTCGTGCGAGCCGGCGAGGGACCTGCGCTCGTCCACGCCCACTGCACCCGTCCGCACTCCCACTCGATGTCCGACGACGAGGCCGCCTACCGAAGCGCGGCCGAGCTCGCGGAACAGGCGGCGCGCGACCCCATTGTCCGGACGCGCAAACTCCTTGTGGAACTTGGCGTGCGAAGCGAGGAAGGGCTCGAGGCTCTGGAAGACGAGATCACGGAGAACGTGGACGCGGCGGCGGACCAGGCTCTGGCCGCGCCCGATCCCGATCCGGACGAGGCCTTGAAGCACCTCTTCGCCGTATCCGGCGCGGCCGATTCCGAGGAGTTCGATTCCGGGGAGCCCGAGACGGACGAGGGCGGCAAGCTCCTCACCATGGTCGATCTCATCAACGCCTGCCTGCGCGACGAGATGGAGCGGGACGCCCGCGTCGTGATTTTCGGGCAGGACGTCGCGGACGCGTCGCGTGAAGAGGCTCTCGACGAGGTTCCCGGCAAGGGGGGCGTCTTTAAGGTCACGCACGGACTCCAGCGCCGCTTCGGGCGGGAGCGGTGCTACAACGCGCCGCTCGCCGAGGCCAACATCGTCGGCCGCGCCATCGGCCAGGGGCTCAGGGGGCTTCGTCCCGTCGTCGAGATCCAGTTCTTCGACTACGTGTGGCCCGCGTTCCACCAGATCCGCAACGAGCTCGCAACCCTGCGCTACCGTTCGGGCGGAAGGTACAGCGTCCCGGTCGTGGTACGCATTCCCTACGGCGGCTACCTCAGGGGCGGCGGCATCTACCATTCCCAGACCGGCGAAACCCTCTTCGCCCACACCCCCGGGTTGCGTGTGGCGATGCCTTCCAACGCGGAAGACGCCAACGGGCTCCTGCGCACCGCCATCAGGTGCGAAGACCCGGTGATCTTCCTCGAGCACAAGCACCTTTACCGGCAGGTGCACAACAAGGGCCGCTATCCGGGTCCCGAGCATTCGATTCCCTTCGGCAGGGGCCGGAGAGTGCGGGTGGGGTCGGATCTGACCGTGGTCGCCTGCGGCGCGCTCGTCAAACGCTCCATGGATGCCGCGCGAATCGCGGCCGAGCGGGGAGTCGACGTCGAGGTCATCGACCTGCGCACCATCCAGCCGCTCGACATGGAGATGGTAGCCGCGTCGGTGAGGAAGACCAGCCGGGTTCTAATCGCGCACGAGGATTCGCTGACCTTCGGGGTCGGCGCCGAGATAGCCGCCCAGATCGCCGACGAGACCTTCGAATGGCTCGACGCGCCGGTCAGGCGGATCGGCTCGCTCGATACCTGGGTGGCCTACTCCCCAGTGCTCGAGGCAGCCATCCTGCCGCAGGTCGACGACGTGCTGACCGCGATAACGGACCTAGCCGGCTACTGA